A single window of Methylocella tundrae DNA harbors:
- a CDS encoding 1-phosphofructokinase family hexose kinase, protein MDAIATLTMNPALDINAATERVIPGEKLRCTAPRYDPGGGGINVARAVRLLGGDAIAVFPLGGPTGVRLEQLLKEEKIDYRSLAIAGLTRESFTVDERQTGQQFRFIMAGPTLTEIEQQRCLDQISSLEPKPAYIVGSGSLPPGVPFDFYARLAERAKRLGARLIVDTSGEALRQAGHGNIYLLKLSLRELQELVGREIDDERRQEIAARELIKEARSEIVVLSLGGAGALLATAEGFRRFGPIKVPVRSTVGAGDSMVAGIVLSLVRGRSIEESVCFGTAAGAAAVMRQGTELCARQDTERLFAQMCRPFNICAG, encoded by the coding sequence ATGGACGCAATCGCCACATTGACCATGAATCCGGCATTGGACATCAATGCAGCGACCGAGCGCGTAATTCCTGGCGAGAAGCTCCGCTGCACGGCGCCGCGATATGATCCTGGCGGTGGCGGCATCAACGTCGCACGCGCGGTGCGATTGCTCGGCGGCGACGCGATCGCCGTGTTTCCCCTCGGCGGTCCAACCGGAGTCCGGTTGGAGCAGCTTCTGAAAGAGGAAAAGATTGACTATCGTTCTCTAGCGATCGCAGGGCTGACGCGCGAAAGCTTTACAGTCGACGAGCGGCAAACGGGCCAGCAGTTTCGGTTCATCATGGCCGGGCCGACCCTGACGGAGATTGAACAGCAACGCTGTCTCGATCAGATCTCGTCGCTTGAACCAAAACCCGCCTACATTGTGGGCAGCGGCAGCCTGCCTCCGGGAGTACCTTTTGACTTCTATGCTCGTCTCGCTGAGCGGGCCAAGAGACTCGGCGCCCGTCTGATTGTCGATACATCTGGCGAGGCGTTGCGCCAAGCTGGTCATGGCAACATCTACCTCCTCAAGCTGAGTCTCCGAGAACTGCAGGAGCTGGTGGGAAGGGAGATTGACGACGAGCGGCGGCAGGAGATCGCGGCGCGCGAACTCATTAAGGAAGCGCGCAGCGAGATCGTTGTCCTCTCTCTTGGAGGCGCCGGTGCGCTCCTCGCGACCGCAGAAGGATTCCGGCGCTTTGGTCCGATCAAGGTGCCAGTCAGGAGCACGGTCGGCGCTGGCGACAGTATGGTGGCGGGTATCGTTCTTAGCCTCGTGCGTGGACGGTCGATCGAGGAATCGGTTTGCTTCGGAACGGCGGCGGGCGCGGCGGCGGTCATGAGGCAGGGGACCGAGTTATGCGCCCGCCAGGATACAGAGCGTCTTTTCGCTCAGATGTGTCGGCCCTTTAACATATGCGCGGGATAG
- a CDS encoding AMP-binding protein — MEKIWLKSYPAGVAAEVNVDEYHSLGELFDRSVASFGQRAAFVNMGQAITYRELDRLSRNFGAYLQGALKLQPGARVAFVMPNILQYPIALFGALRAGYTVVNCNPLYTPRELARQLNDSGAEAIVILENRAWVLEKVIAGTEIKHVIATQIGDMLCLPRNVIVNFVVKFVRRMVPAWRIPGAVSFRSALKQGKSLEWRPVKLGHDDIAFLQYTGGITGVPKGAMLTHGNILANLQQAHAWMRPFFKEGDEIVITALPLYHIFAMTANCLIFVKLGGANVLITDPRDIAGLLKELRKHPFTAITGVNTLFNALLRHPDFSKLDFSHLRNCLSGGMALHQAVAEKWKKITGATLIEAYGLTEASPGVTMNPFNLRQFNGSVGLPLPSTEVAIRDDQGHDLPIGQAGELCVRGPQVMKGYWRRPDETAKAIMPDGFLRTGDIAVMDEKGFIRIVDRKKDTIVVSGFKVYPNEVEEVVVMHRGVLDVGAVGVPDANSGEAVKIFVVKKDANLTAADLVAHCRKSLAAYKVPRHIEFRNDLPKSAIGKVLRRVLREGEP; from the coding sequence ATGGAGAAGATCTGGCTGAAAAGCTATCCGGCCGGCGTAGCTGCTGAAGTGAATGTCGACGAGTACCATTCGCTCGGCGAACTGTTCGACAGGAGCGTGGCCAGTTTCGGGCAGCGCGCAGCTTTCGTCAACATGGGCCAGGCCATCACCTATCGTGAGCTCGATCGCTTGTCGCGCAATTTCGGCGCCTACCTGCAAGGGGCGCTGAAACTGCAACCCGGCGCCCGAGTCGCTTTTGTGATGCCGAATATCCTGCAATACCCGATTGCCCTGTTCGGCGCCCTCAGGGCCGGTTACACGGTGGTGAACTGCAATCCTCTTTATACGCCCAGAGAGTTGGCCCGCCAGCTGAACGATTCGGGGGCTGAGGCCATCGTTATCCTTGAGAACCGCGCCTGGGTTCTCGAGAAAGTCATCGCCGGGACCGAGATCAAGCATGTGATCGCCACGCAAATCGGCGATATGCTGTGCCTCCCCAGGAACGTCATCGTCAATTTCGTCGTCAAGTTCGTGAGAAGAATGGTCCCGGCGTGGCGAATCCCCGGGGCGGTTTCCTTCAGATCGGCCTTAAAGCAGGGCAAGTCGCTGGAGTGGAGGCCGGTGAAGCTAGGGCATGACGATATCGCCTTCCTACAATACACGGGCGGGATCACGGGCGTTCCCAAGGGCGCCATGCTCACGCACGGCAACATCCTGGCGAACCTTCAGCAGGCCCATGCCTGGATGAGGCCCTTTTTTAAAGAAGGCGACGAAATCGTAATCACCGCGTTGCCGCTCTACCATATCTTTGCGATGACGGCGAACTGCCTGATCTTTGTCAAGCTCGGCGGCGCCAATGTCCTGATCACAGATCCGCGCGATATCGCCGGATTGCTGAAGGAGTTGAGGAAGCATCCATTCACGGCCATCACCGGCGTGAATACGCTATTCAACGCCTTGCTTCGCCATCCGGACTTTAGCAAGCTGGATTTCTCGCACTTGCGCAACTGCCTCAGCGGGGGAATGGCGTTGCATCAGGCGGTCGCCGAGAAATGGAAAAAGATCACCGGTGCAACGCTCATCGAGGCCTATGGCCTGACGGAGGCCTCGCCCGGCGTGACGATGAACCCGTTCAATCTTCGACAATTCAACGGTTCCGTCGGCCTCCCCCTGCCCTCGACCGAGGTCGCGATCCGTGACGATCAAGGTCACGATCTACCCATCGGCCAAGCCGGAGAACTATGCGTGCGCGGTCCCCAAGTCATGAAGGGCTATTGGAGACGTCCTGACGAGACCGCCAAGGCGATAATGCCGGATGGATTCCTGCGCACCGGCGACATCGCCGTCATGGATGAGAAGGGATTTATCCGAATTGTCGATCGCAAGAAGGACACGATTGTGGTCTCGGGCTTCAAAGTCTATCCGAACGAGGTGGAAGAGGTAGTGGTGATGCACCGGGGCGTCCTAGATGTGGGCGCGGTGGGCGTACCGGACGCCAATTCCGGTGAAGCCGTAAAGATCTTCGTCGTGAAGAAAGACGCCAATCTCACAGCGGCGGATTTGGTCGCCCACTGCCGCAAGAGTTTGGCCGCGTACAAGGTTCCGCGTCACATCGAGTTTCGCAACGACTTGCCTAAATCGGCCATCGGCAAAGTCCTGCGGCGAGTTCTTCGTGAAGGCGAGCCTTGA
- a CDS encoding GYD domain-containing protein has protein sequence MLTFVMLTRLSSEAVRSPEALEDLERQVMERVRKECPDVEWVNSYAILGPCDYLDIFRAKDIETASKVSTLVRTFGHAHTEIWTATEWGRFKEIVRTL, from the coding sequence ATGCTGACTTTCGTCATGCTGACGCGCCTCAGCTCGGAGGCAGTGCGCTCGCCCGAGGCGCTTGAGGACCTTGAACGCCAGGTCATGGAGCGCGTGCGGAAGGAGTGCCCCGATGTTGAGTGGGTCAACAGCTACGCAATACTAGGACCTTGCGATTATTTGGATATATTCCGCGCCAAAGACATCGAGACAGCTAGCAAGGTGTCGACCCTGGTCCGCACCTTTGGCCATGCCCACACCGAAATTTGGACGGCGACCGAGTGGGGCCGCTTTAAAGAGATTGTTCGGACCCTTTAG
- a CDS encoding Mth938-like domain-containing protein yields the protein MHIDRTQFGSITIGGKTYEHDVVIRLSGKVKKRQKALSKEQYGTSHIISKAEAKSIFEEGCDLLIIGAGQEGNVRPSPEASAYFEKKGCRVIVEPTPDAIQSFNHSREKKIGLMHVTC from the coding sequence ATGCATATCGACAGAACCCAATTCGGGAGCATCACGATCGGTGGGAAAACCTATGAGCACGATGTGGTCATTCGTCTGTCCGGCAAAGTAAAAAAGCGGCAAAAGGCGCTCTCGAAAGAGCAGTATGGAACTTCCCACATCATATCGAAAGCGGAGGCGAAGTCTATCTTCGAGGAAGGCTGCGATTTGTTGATCATCGGCGCCGGTCAAGAAGGGAATGTGCGCCCGTCTCCGGAGGCCAGCGCATATTTCGAAAAGAAGGGTTGCCGCGTCATAGTGGAGCCGACGCCCGACGCCATTCAATCATTCAACCACTCACGGGAGAAAAAGATCGGCCTCATGCATGTCACATGTTAA